A region of the Pseudomonas sp. A34-9 genome:
CGCGCTGCGGCTGACGGCGGCATCGTGGCGGTGCAAACCAACAGCCCGCTGGATGAGCGCTACGAGAAGAAGTCGACGAAGGACGGCCATCCGTACTTCAATCTGAAAGCGGCCAACCACCAGATCATTGGCAGCAGTGAATCGTATTCTTCAGAAGCGGCGTGCGATAAAGGCATTGCCAGCGTCAAGGTGAACGGGCCGAGCAAAGTGATCAAGGACAAGACCTTGCCTGTCCTCTGACCTCACTTTCAAGTCCACCCAAATCCCCTGTGGGAGCGAGCTTGCTCGCGAAAGCGGTCATTTATTCAACATCAATGTTGACTGAACTGACGCCTTCGCGAGCAAGCTCGCTCCCACAGGTTTTTGTATATTGCCGGAAGATCAGCGCAGGGTTTTCAGGATCGTCTGCAGTTGGGTCTGGCCCGCCTCACTCAGCGGGAAGACCGGCAAGCGTGGGTCACCCACTTCCAGCCCGGTCTGACGCAACCCGGCCTTGATCGTCGCCGGCAAGCCACCCTTGAGAATGAAATCCAGCAGCGGCAACTGGCGATAAAACAGTTCCCGCGCGCGGTTCAGATCCCCCGCCAACGACGCCGCATACAAGTCCAGGTTCAACTGCGGAATCAAGTTCGGCGCCGCCGTGCACCAGCCTTTCGCCCCGGCGGCAAACGCTTCCAGCGCCAGCGGATTGCAGCCGTTGTAGAACGGCACCTGACCTTCGCCGAGCAATTGCAGCTTGTGCATGCGCTGGATATCGCCGGTGCTCTCCTTGACCATGGTCACGTTTTCAACGGCATTGACGATGCGCAGAATCAAATCCACGGACATGT
Encoded here:
- a CDS encoding YegP family protein encodes the protein MSGWYEISKSSNGQFRFVLKAANAETILTSELYTTRAAADGGIVAVQTNSPLDERYEKKSTKDGHPYFNLKAANHQIIGSSESYSSEAACDKGIASVKVNGPSKVIKDKTLPVL
- a CDS encoding dihydrodipicolinate synthase family protein, with translation MSTIHGIIGYTITPFGANGEGLDLPALGQSIDRLIDSGVHAIAPLGSTGEGAYLSDAEWDQVAEFSIKHVAKRVPTIVSVSDLTTAKAVRRARFAEAHGADVVMVLPASYWKLSEAEILAHYRAIGESIGVPIMLYNNPATSGTDMSVDLILRIVNAVENVTMVKESTGDIQRMHKLQLLGEGQVPFYNGCNPLALEAFAAGAKGWCTAAPNLIPQLNLDLYAASLAGDLNRARELFYRQLPLLDFILKGGLPATIKAGLRQTGLEVGDPRLPVFPLSEAGQTQLQTILKTLR